Part of the Penicillium digitatum chromosome 4, complete sequence genome is shown below.
CTGGTCCTGGTCTCGACGATACCTAAATCGCCTCATACCTTAATTCTACGACTTGATCTTGCCCCGCCTGTCTCAAGGTCGTACACCCTCTGTCGTCCTTCAATTGTCAGGACCCGTTCTGTAATCCCAGAAACCAGAGAGCTCTAATCATCACACAATATGTCTGACATGGACCGCGAGTGGAAGCCGAAGGCACGGCCGCAGTCGTTCGTTTCCCTGTCTCGTCAGATCTCCAAATAGTTGCATTAACCGTGACTTCAGGACCATGGCGCAAGCATTCTCGTCGGCCTTGGACAGCGCCTTTATGCTAGACTCTGACGTCGACAACCTTTCACAAACCATCGATCAGAAGTAAGTGGTGCTTAATAATTCCTTGACCATCGATATCGCGCGTAACGCTCGCTATTATCCTAACCCTTATTTTCATGTTGGTAACCTCAACCCCACAGGAAGCAGCAGATGTTGATCCAGGCATGGGAATTGGAAGAGCTGCAGAATCGCATCCGCGAGGCCGAGAGACGCCTCCAGTCCCAGTCTTTTGGAGGTGACAACACTTCGTCTCAAACCAGCCGGGAACGAGGCCAGTCAGCTGGTGAGCGCTCAATCTGATCATTTTGCGGCCGATTGATTTAGCTGGCCAGGGTTGCGCTGTAGCGGGATCTGACTGTGTCACAGCTTCTCAAGGAGGATCCCACAACGAGCAGCAGCCGGAGCAGTCGGAGCAGCGGGGGAACATTTGAAGTCCCACCATATGCAAATTTCAAGATCTGGAAGGTCAAAAGAAGACCATCCGATTCTGAAGTCGGAACTAGATTCAAGCTGGGACAAGCGCATGAAGGCGGAACACTCTATGATCCGTAATACTGGACCCGCGCCGCGTCTGATAGACGCAACATGTTCCAGTCGGCGTGGTTATTTTTTGGAAatggggggttttttttttgcttctcttttctttttttagcATCCTTTGAGAAATCCTATTGTATGAATTTGGTCGCGGAATCTCTATTCCCAAGGCCATCCCTCGTTTGCAGTGCCACGGCGCTGCGATTCAcccaagtttttttttttgccttttgAGCCT
Proteins encoded:
- a CDS encoding Retrovirus capsid, N-terminal core, with the translated sequence MSDMDREWKPKARPQSTMAQAFSSALDSAFMLDSDVDNLSQTIDQKKQQMLIQAWELEELQNRIREAERRLQSQSFGGDNTSSQTSRERGQSAASQGGSHNEQQPEQSEQRGNI